In Labrys monachus, the genomic stretch CGCGGTAGGTCATGCCCTCGGGCAGCACGATCTCGATATGGCGCTTGGAGCGCGCCAGCGGCGAGGACATGTCGACCAGTTCACGGTTCTCGACGATGCGGCCCTGGTCGAGATCGCTCAGGCGCAGCGACGCTTCCCGGCCGGAACGAATGATCTCGACGTCCAGGCCCGCTGCGGCCGGCGCCGCAGTCTCCTTGCCGAGCGCCCTCCCGAGGGCGGCCCACAGATCGGTCGACCAAGCCTCGAACCCGCCGAAGAAATCACCGCCGGCATCGGTTTCTCCGCGTGCCTTGACGCGGGTGGCGCCGGCCTTTTCCAAGGCGGCGTCCGTCCGCTTCGGGATCGCCTGATAGGTGCGAGCCCATTGGCGGTTGCCGCAGCCGAACACCGCGAACCGCACACCCGCAAGCGCATCCGGCCCCAGACTCTCGATCCAGGCCAGGAAGCCCCGGGCATTATCGGGCGGCTGGCCTTCATAGGAGGCGGTGACGACAATGACAGCACCATCCTTGGGAAGGCGCTCGACATAGTCGTCCATCGGCGCAGCCTGCGCCGCATAGCCCTGGGCTGCGGCCTCGCCGGCAATCCGCTCGGCGAAGGCCCGGCACGAGCCCGTGTTGCTGCCATAGAGCACCAGCAAGGGTGTGGTCGCCTCCGAGGAGTTCTGCGCGGGTGAGCGGGGTGCGAGCTTGCGCGGCGGTGCGGAAGGGGTGGCGGTGCGCGGCCTAACCGCGACGTCGCTGCGACGGCGCGCATGGATGCGGAACCCGTGCGGCTTCAGGGTGAGCGTCTCCGCCACCTCCAGCTTGTAGCCGGGATCGGCCTCGGTCAGATCGAAGCGCTGCAGGATCATCGAGAGGACCAGATGCGCCTCCTGCAGCGCAAAGCCGCGCCCGATGCAGGATCGCATGCCGTTGCCGAACGGCTTCCAGGCATTAGGAGGCAATGCCGCCGCGACGGCGGGATCGAAACGTTCGGGGCGAAACGCCTCGGCATCCTCGCCCCACGCCTTGGGATCTCGATGCAGGATCGGCGTGAGCACGAACAGCGTGTCGTCGGGTGTGACCGGGTAGCGGCCCGCAAGCAGGGTGGGTGCCTTCGGCGCGACCGCGAAGGCGGGCGCCGTCGGCCAGAGCCGCAGGCTTTCCTGCAGGATCTGCTCGATATAGCGCAGCCTGGCCAGATGTTCGATCCGGGGCGTCTCGTCGCCGAGCACCCCGTCGACCTGCATTCTCGCCTTCTGAAGAACCTCGGGATTGCGCAGGAGAAGATAGAGGGCGAACGACAGGAGGCCGCTCGTTGTCTCGTGGCCGGCCACCAGGAATGTCAGCATCTGATAGCGGACATTTTCTTCCGACAGCCCTTCGCCGGTTTCCGGATCGCGGCCTTCGAGCATCAAGTTCAGCAGGTCATGGCGCGTCTTCCCCTCGGGATCGCGTTTGCGCTCGGCGATGAGGGTGTCGGCGACCCGATTCAGGAGGGTCCTATCGGCTTCGTAGCGGCGTGTCGTCTGGAGCATGAGCTTCGAGACGAGGTCGGGGCGGCGAGCCCGGGCGCCGGCCTCGTCGAGGGCACCCACCATCGCGTGTACGAAGGGGTGCATCTGGTCCTGATAGAAGCTGTTGAAACGATAGTCGAACGCGCACAGCGCGATGGTGTCGAGCGTGAGGCGGGTCATGTTGTCGGCGACGTCGATGGTGGCGTCCGGTCCGAACCGTTCCCATCGAAGCATCATCTGCCCGGCGATGTCCTCCATCTTGTCGAACATCGAGCGGATGCCGAGGGGACCGAAGGCCGGCATCAGCAGCCGGTGCGCCTTGGCCCAATTCGGTTCCTCATTATAGGCGGTGAAAAGGCCGTCTCCTCCGAGGTCGCGGAGCACTTGCAGAGGCCGGTGGACCTTCTTGGCAAAACGGCTCTCGTCGCAGACATCGTTCACGAATTCCTGCGAACCGAGAATGGTGACGGTCGTGCCGGCCACAGTGAGACGGAAAATAGATCCGTGAACCCTGGCAAGCCGCATCAGGCTCTGCACCGGCGCCTTGGCGTCGATGTCAGGCAGATTGCCGATGAGAGGCATCGGCCTGGGCTGGGGAATGGCGGTTGGCTGTTCGATCATGAGGACCGTCCTTTCGCACCAATTACTGCTGCGGGGCCCTGGACGCCGCCCGGGCTCTCAGGCCCGCATCGACGACGGCGCGGCATGGAGGGCTGAGCTGGTCGTGCTGAGATATGATGCAGCTCCTGATCCGATCCATGTTGGGGATGTCGGCGGCGCACAGGCGCATGGCATCGCCCTTACAGGCCTGCCGCTGCTGGGCCTCGGTCGGGATCGACTGTGCGAGTGCCGGCGTCACGGTCGCAGCCAGCAGGACAAGAGCAAGTCGCGTTTTCATCAGGGAACTCCCAAGCCGGTTTCGGAATCATCGGTTGCGGGCGCGGTCGGCCGGTTCCGTCATGCCCCTCCCCTGCATGCGGCGAGCGAAGCCGGAGGAATCGGGTGAGGAGGGACGTCGATCCGGTTGTCGGTGTCCGTCATGCGCGGCTCCGTTGCTGCGGTTGATCGGACGGATCGACAGGCGAAAGATGGAGAAGGGTGGCGACGACGGTCTCGATCATCCGGTCCCGCGCCGAGGCGATATCGATCTCCGGGGCCAGGCGGTTCAGCAGCGCGGGAAAGGCTGGCGGCTGGTTGAGGGCGGCCGTCACTAGCGCGAAGAACAGCGCCGGGTGGCTGCTGCGGATGATGCCCGCTTCGATCCCGGCCGCGAACAGCTCCCGGCTCGATTCATAGGCGGGCGTCAACAGAAGCGTGTTGAGCCGCTCGGCACGTTCGGGCATGTCGGTCGAACTGCGGGTGACGAAATCCCGGACATCGGGGTGTGCCGCATAGAATTCGCCGCCCCTCAAGATCGTCTCGCGCAACCGCTCGGCCAGAGCGCGGGACGGGTCCGTGGCGATGCGACGGATCGCCTCCATGACGGGCCGCGACTCCGAGACGATCGCATCGAGGCAGGCCTCCCAGAGCGCCGCCTTGTTGCCGAAATGAACGCGGACGAGGTTCGGGCTGACGTTCGCCTCCGCCGCGATGCTGCGCACATCGGCCGCGTCGAAGCCCTGGGAGGCGAAGGCGCGCCTTGCGGCAGCCAGCAGGGCCTCGCGGCCGGCCGGCATGTCCTTCGTTCGGCGGCCTCTCGGCCGGGGCCTCTGCGAGTTTTCACGCATGCGGCGATCCGCTTCCAATATATATGTTCACATGTACATTTATTCCGACGATACGGTTTGGCAAGGCCTCCGATGCATTTTTGGCCGGATCCCTCCCTCAGCTCTTCGGCAGGCCGTCAAAACCGGCCGACGCCGGGCGAGGAAGATGGATTGCTCCTTGGGGGGATTCGTCGCGAAAAGAGGGATGCGCCGCGTTCCGCTTGCCTCGGTTCCGCCGTCGAACCAGCGGCTTCAAGCGATGTCGATGGGCGACGTCTGCCCGGTCGAACACGGGACGTCGCACTGCCGCGCCGATTTCATCCCATTCGCTCGACCCATTGCGCGCGCGAGGGCCCGGGCTCGAACGGATCGGCGAAATATTGGGTCTCGCGGGCCACCTTACCGTCCACGAACTCCATGACGCTCACGCAATAGGATGGCCGACCGTCATAGGTGAGGATGAATTCCGTGATCCAGAGATCCTTCGCGCCGACGATGCGGCGCACCGTGAAGCGCTTCGCGCTCGGCTGCGCGACGCGTGAGGCCTGGATGTTGTGCCGGCCCCTGATGCGTTCGCCCGATTGCGGATATTCGAGCACGGCGTCCTCCCGGTAGATCTCGTGCTCGACATCGACATCATTGGTGTCCGAGGTGGCCCAGTGGCGATCCAGCGCCGCTCGAATCCCGTTCTCGTCCATGCCGCCACTCCCGCTCCCGTCGTTGAGGCCGGGCTGCTCCGTGCCGGGGCACTCTGGCCGTCCATGCCGCCCCGATCACGAACGCTCGGCAAGGGAAAATATGGCAGGCCGCCATTTTGCGGACCTGCGTCCCAGCCAGCCTTGTGTACTATGGCGGCTGGCGGGTCGTAAGATCCCGATGCCGTCGGCCCTTGTGGATTTGCCGGGGAGCACCGAAAGCTTCATCTGGGCTCTCTCTGGATCTGTGAAGCATCATGGCCGACGCGCTCCCGGACATCCTCGCCGAACACCTCGCGGTGGTCTTCTGCGGGATCAATCCCGGAATGACCGCGGCCGCCGCGGGGCATCATTTTGCCGGCAGGAGCAACCGGTTCTGGCGCGTGATCCGCCTCGCCGGCTTCACTCCGGAGGAAATCCTTCCCGAGAACGATCGCACCATCCTGCAGCACGGATATGGGCTGACGACGGTGGTCGACCGCCCGACGGCGCGGGCGGATCAATTGTCGGCACAGGACTTCATCGCGGCTGCTGCGCATTTCGAGCAGAAGATCGCGCATTATGCGCCGCGCTACGTCGGCTTTCTCGGCAAGGCCGCCTATTCCGTATTATCCGGTCAAAGAGAGATCGGCTGGGGGCCTCAGCCGACCGCCTTCGGCGGTGCCGCCGTTTGGGTCCTGCCCAATCCCAGCGGACGAAACCGCGCCTTCTCTCTCGATCAACTGGTCGGCGCCTACCGCCAACTCTACCTGGCGGCAGCCCGGAGCCGCCTTCCGGCATAGTCTCGCGATTGCCGCCGCCGGGCATCGGGATCATGTCGACAGGTCCGCCGCCACACCCCGACCGCCCGCCGGCGTCGGTCGCGGCCATCACAGGACCTTCGTTTCTCCGCCGTCGATCCGCATCGCCGCGCCCGTAACCCATTGGCTGTCGGGCGCGAACAGGAAGGCGATGGCGTTGGCGATATCGTCGGGTTGCCCATAGCGGGCGATTCCGACCTCGGTGGCGAACCGCTCGGTCGCCGCATCGAGCGCCAGCGCGTGAGCGTCGGCATAGCCCTGCAGCATGGAGCGGCGCCGGTCCGTCATGACCGATCCCGGCAGGATCGTGTTGACCTGCACGCCATCCTTGATGCCGCGGTCCGCGAAAGCCTTTGCCAGCGCCAGGATCGCCGCATTGATGGTGCCGACGGCCGCCAGCGATGCCTTGGGCGCATAGGCAGAGGTCCCCGAGGTGATCGCGACCGAGCCGCGGGAGACCTTGAGCGCCTCCCAGGCGGCGATCGTCAGGCGCCGC encodes the following:
- a CDS encoding bifunctional cytochrome P450/NADPH--P450 reductase produces the protein MIEQPTAIPQPRPMPLIGNLPDIDAKAPVQSLMRLARVHGSIFRLTVAGTTVTILGSQEFVNDVCDESRFAKKVHRPLQVLRDLGGDGLFTAYNEEPNWAKAHRLLMPAFGPLGIRSMFDKMEDIAGQMMLRWERFGPDATIDVADNMTRLTLDTIALCAFDYRFNSFYQDQMHPFVHAMVGALDEAGARARRPDLVSKLMLQTTRRYEADRTLLNRVADTLIAERKRDPEGKTRHDLLNLMLEGRDPETGEGLSEENVRYQMLTFLVAGHETTSGLLSFALYLLLRNPEVLQKARMQVDGVLGDETPRIEHLARLRYIEQILQESLRLWPTAPAFAVAPKAPTLLAGRYPVTPDDTLFVLTPILHRDPKAWGEDAEAFRPERFDPAVAAALPPNAWKPFGNGMRSCIGRGFALQEAHLVLSMILQRFDLTEADPGYKLEVAETLTLKPHGFRIHARRRSDVAVRPRTATPSAPPRKLAPRSPAQNSSEATTPLLVLYGSNTGSCRAFAERIAGEAAAQGYAAQAAPMDDYVERLPKDGAVIVVTASYEGQPPDNARGFLAWIESLGPDALAGVRFAVFGCGNRQWARTYQAIPKRTDAALEKAGATRVKARGETDAGGDFFGGFEAWSTDLWAALGRALGKETAAPAAAGLDVEIIRSGREASLRLSDLDQGRIVENRELVDMSSPLARSKRHIEIVLPEGMTYRAGDYLAVLPRNPSQDVARALRRFSLAPDTQVVIHKGPGISSALPGDYPIAIGEVLSAYVELAQPATRVQVRQLAEATRCPPDRKALDSLAQPERYETEVLAQRASVLDLLERFPACEFGLGAFLAALPPMRARQYSISSSPLRDPARCSLTISILDAPHLSGARRHLGVASTYLAGLESGSRLSVAVRPSQAAFHPPEDPSTPIILVCAGSGIAPFHGFLQERAIQKAAGRDVGPALLFFGVTHPDVDYLYRDEMAAWQRNGVVEVHPAFSKAPDGDVCYVQHQVWERRNEIADLFRQGATVFVCGDGEHMAPNVRATFLRIYREATKASAEEAEAWADKMERAYSRYVADVFA
- a CDS encoding TetR/AcrR family transcriptional regulator translates to MPAGREALLAAARRAFASQGFDAADVRSIAAEANVSPNLVRVHFGNKAALWEACLDAIVSESRPVMEAIRRIATDPSRALAERLRETILRGGEFYAAHPDVRDFVTRSSTDMPERAERLNTLLLTPAYESSRELFAAGIEAGIIRSSHPALFFALVTAALNQPPAFPALLNRLAPEIDIASARDRMIETVVATLLHLSPVDPSDQPQQRSRA
- a CDS encoding SDR family oxidoreductase, whose translation is MSRVAIVTGASRGIGRATAIRLARDFGAVVVVARSAEALAVTADAVRAVGAEPLVLARDLREPEAGEAVVRATLDRFGRIDALACIAGAVPQLDLFELTDEQWDDGLALKFHSARRLTIAAWEALKVSRGSVAITSGTSAYAPKASLAAVGTINAAILALAKAFADRGIKDGVQVNTILPGSVMTDRRRSMLQGYADAHALALDAATERFATEVGIARYGQPDDIANAIAFLFAPDSQWVTGAAMRIDGGETKVL
- a CDS encoding nuclear transport factor 2 family protein codes for the protein MDENGIRAALDRHWATSDTNDVDVEHEIYREDAVLEYPQSGERIRGRHNIQASRVAQPSAKRFTVRRIVGAKDLWITEFILTYDGRPSYCVSVMEFVDGKVARETQYFADPFEPGPSRAQWVERMG
- the mug gene encoding G/U mismatch-specific DNA glycosylase, which gives rise to MADALPDILAEHLAVVFCGINPGMTAAAAGHHFAGRSNRFWRVIRLAGFTPEEILPENDRTILQHGYGLTTVVDRPTARADQLSAQDFIAAAAHFEQKIAHYAPRYVGFLGKAAYSVLSGQREIGWGPQPTAFGGAAVWVLPNPSGRNRAFSLDQLVGAYRQLYLAAARSRLPA